CCATTCTGAAGCTAATGGTATTAATCCCGCATTAGTACAGTACTGTTGAAGCAACAAGCCCTCACTATTTATGTTATCCGCGATTGTAGATTCTTTCCATAGCGTGCTCGACTCTGGTGATACTGGTGATTTAAATATAATCGATGCAACACTTAGTTCATGAATTGACGTTGGCATTATATATTCAGTATACTCCAATATGATTTTATATTTATACTCACCCAAAATCTTCGATTCCTGTTTTATCACTTTTCCAAGGCTCACATCAATTGCATACCCCCTTTGATGATTGGAAATCCCAGTCGAGATAAACCACCCCATAGACCAGGGGGATTCTGTTACTCCTTGCTTGACTAGAGGGTCTTCATTAACTAAAGCACTTAGACTTTCAACAATTTTTCTTTGTACTGCATATGGTCTAAAACCTTCATAGATAATCAGTGTATTCCCATCGGCTAATGCATCTTGTTGCGCTAAACATATTTTTTGTGCCATGGCATACAACACTGGAACTATGAATTCCTCCTTATTTAACCTCTCATTGAATGCATGTGCATCATATAATTTCTGTCCAGTAACAGTTGGTATAGATTTTCCCGACGACATGATTTTCGATGCATACGTATTTGTATTATCATAAACAATTGAAGGAATCACATCGGGTAAGTTTATGAAACAGTATTTATGCATTACCCAACCATTTCTACCCTCTACATCAATCTCCCACCAGTTACCTGATTCGGAAATAATCGTAAACCCTTTGCCTGCGTCTAAAGTTATAATCACGCTAGTCTCTGTACTAGGTCCTTCTCGTAATTGGAGCGCTATGGAAGTGTACCCACTTGCACCATTGATAGGAAGTTCAAATAATCCACTCTCAAGAAAGTAATCCTTATATTCTTCTATGCGACTCTCTGTCGGTTCTGGGGATAGTATTTCTTTTGATGTTACTATTAATTGTTCATTCTCATCTAAATCTGCTTTGTATTCATTTGATATCTCAACCTCAATAAGACTATAAATTAACCAGATAGTTAAGGATACTACCAGTAAAAAAACTAATCTTAATCTAAGCCTTTTTCGTCTTACAGTTTTTGCAGCACTTCTCATTGCAACCACCTAAACAAAATCGACAATGAAGTAAAACGATCTAACAAATAAATCACAATCAAGTGAGCAGGATAAAACACATAAAATGACCACGACATTACTTTTGATTTCATACCAAGCTGTCCGTTATAAAATGCAAGCAAAGGAACAGCCAAAAACACTCCCAATTGATACCAATGTGGGTAACCTTCGTTGATTGGTCCAAAATTCATGTAGGTAGGTATCAAATGGACTATAACCGCAACAACAAAAAAACCTAACATTTGACGTTTGAAGTTACCATGCAACAAGCCAAATGCAACAACCCACAATACCGTTATATAGTTCCAATTCGCTGTTATTGCAAGTAAGCAGCACACAATTAATGTTGCAATCTTGAAGAATACGTTTAACCTATCATTCTTAATTGCCGTTAATGCTACAAGACCCATGGCGAGCCCCCATATGACGCTTGTTGACTGAAAAAATGTGAACCCGAAGCAAAGATTGTACGGTAAATGTGATATAAGTGCAAATATAAGCAACCGTTTAATATTTGCTCCTATTTGATGTATGGTGATAACCCTCTGCTATAAAGTAGCACATTATCGGAGCTGCAATTCTTCCCGGCGACCTCAATAAAATTCCAATTAATGTATCATGTGAAATAAATACAGCAACAAAGTGATCAAAAAACATCGCTACAATTGCTATTATCTTTAGTGAATTTGCAGTTAAACTTAGCCTTGACTCTGCCATTTTAGGATTTCCTTCCTATTATTTTTTCAATTAAAAACATGCTATCTCTCGGCTTAATGAGAATGACTATGATGCTAATCTCGCAAATGACCGTGTGTATGTTCATGAAAATGCTCACATGTGACGCCAATATAGAGTGCAGTTGCATAAAATACGCTTTTCCTAGCAGCTCCAAGTTTCCATTGTGCTTTAATATGAAGAAAGAGTTCACTCCATGAGATGTAAAGACTAGCAATAACGCCAACTGCTAACGTCATATAAATTGCATTAAAACCAAACTCTTTTATTGCAAAACAAAAGATTTAACGATCCTAGTCCTGATCCAAAACTCTTGACTACAACTATTTGAAGCAGATCCTTGAGTGATTCTTACTACAAATACCTATCTTCAAAAGAACATTTCTAATGGCGCTAACTTTTCAAATTTATATTTAAATTATAAGCATTGCATCTCCAAAGCTAAAAAAACGATATCCCTCTTCAACAGCAGTACGATAGGCTCGCAAAATACGATCAGTATTACCAAATGCACTTACTAACATGATTAAAGTAGATTCTGGTAAATGAAAGTTTGTTATGATACCATCTACTATTTTGAAATCATATCCTGGGAAAATAAATATATCAGTCCAACCATTTTGTGCCTTTAATTGCCCTTGTTCATCAGAAATACATTCAAGTGTTCGAACTGAAGTCGTTCCTACAGCAATTATTCTACCACCTTTGTTTTTAGAGTTATTAATGATTTCAGCATTTTCAAAGTCTAAAACATAGAATTCTGCATGCATTTTATGTTCAAGAATATCTTCAACCTTTACAGGTCTAAAAGTTCCAATACCAACATGAAGTGTAAGGTAAGCAATGTGAACACCCTTATTTTGAACCTTTTGTAGTAATTCATTCGTAAAATGTAGCCCCGCAGTTGGTGCTGCAACCGATCCATCGTATTTAGCATATACTGTGTTATATCGACTTATGTCCTCAAGCGGTGTTTTAATATATGGTGGTAGGGGAACAGTTCCAAGTTGTTCTATGATATCTTCAAATTTTTCTTCGTACATAAATCGAACAATCCAGACACCATCCATATTGTCACTTTCTATTATGCATTCAAGTTCACCCTCCCCAAACCTGAACGTCATACCTACTTTCACTTTCCTTCCAGGTTTAATCAACACTTCCCATCGATGCAAATCAATCTGTTTTAACAGCAAAAACTCGATTGTTGCACCATTACTTAAAGTGCTAAAAAGTCTAGCTGGTATTACCTTTGTATTATTTAACACTAAACAGTCTCCTGGATTCAAATGCTCAACTATCTGATCAAACACATCATGCTTGATGTCATTTGAATTACGGTCCATTACCATCAGGCGTGACTGTGTCCGGTCTTTAATCGGTATCTGCGCAATTAAAGATTCAGGTAAATTAAAATAAAATTCATTCTTTTTCATATTTTACAATTTCTCCTATTTTCACTAATTTTAGAATTTTATGGATTACAATAATTACAATACTGAGCAGGCGCATATTGTCCTCTTGGGTATAACTCTTCCTGCTCATGTTTACATTTATGACAACTGTAGATATATTTAAGAGTCATCTCACTTGATAATCCACATAGATCACAAGGGAGACCTTTAATTGCCTCTTTAATTATAAATCCTGGTGCATCACATTTAGGACAAAATTTCATTAATTTTGCGATTAAATCCTGAGTTGCTTTTTCAATATTTTTCATTCGGGTAGGATTTGCATGAGCTCTCATATCCGTTTCAATAAAGACATTACCAGTTCGTGATTTTGTCAAACACCAATTGAAAGTTTCTTTCAGTTTCTCACCACAGTCGATATCTTTGATAATATGTTTCGAATACTCATCATCAGGCCGTAGTATTAAAAAATGCTCTGGAAATCCAATTTGTTCAGCAAACTTCAGTGCTTTATCAAAACAATCTGTCTTTAAATGAGCAAAATTGGTTTCCGAACCTTCGTATACACCATAAATTTCCATATTTTCTTTTTTATCATATAACAGTACCAACTCTACATTCCAAGGGATAGGTGCATAGGGATGCGACCCAAAGCTTCCTTCGCTTGCAATGCCGATGTCTGTTTTTAAAAGTTTCATCCCTCTTCTAATTTTCATTCTCGCAGTATCTAATTGAGATTTTGGTCTTTTTATTTCTCTTGAAAAAGTTCCTAGTTTATCAGTATCAAATCTAGTTTCTACAATTAATTCACA
This is a stretch of genomic DNA from Firmicutes bacterium HGW-Firmicutes-1. It encodes these proteins:
- a CDS encoding tRNA preQ1(34) S-adenosylmethionine ribosyltransferase-isomerase QueA, with translation MKKNEFYFNLPESLIAQIPIKDRTQSRLMVMDRNSNDIKHDVFDQIVEHLNPGDCLVLNNTKVIPARLFSTLSNGATIEFLLLKQIDLHRWEVLIKPGRKVKVGMTFRFGEGELECIIESDNMDGVWIVRFMYEEKFEDIIEQLGTVPLPPYIKTPLEDISRYNTVYAKYDGSVAAPTAGLHFTNELLQKVQNKGVHIAYLTLHVGIGTFRPVKVEDILEHKMHAEFYVLDFENAEIINNSKNKGGRIIAVGTTSVRTLECISDEQGQLKAQNGWTDIFIFPGYDFKIVDGIITNFHLPESTLIMLVSAFGNTDRILRAYRTAVEEGYRFFSFGDAMLII